One segment of Mycolicibacterium sp. YH-1 DNA contains the following:
- a CDS encoding CDGSH iron-sulfur domain-containing protein, with the protein MTDDVRVVRVPTYGPILVQGPVRIETSDGAVVESDRFMVAICTCKRSKIFPLCDTSHRRRQSPEEAEQTVSGQGST; encoded by the coding sequence GTGACCGACGACGTCCGCGTCGTCCGCGTCCCGACCTACGGACCGATCCTGGTGCAGGGGCCGGTACGAATCGAGACATCGGACGGCGCGGTTGTCGAGTCCGACCGCTTCATGGTCGCGATCTGTACCTGCAAGCGCAGCAAGATCTTTCCACTCTGTGACACCAGCCACCGGCGACGCCAGTCGCCAGAGGAAGCAGAACAGACTGTGTCAGGACAGGGGTCGACGTAG
- a CDS encoding HemK2/MTQ2 family protein methyltransferase, translating to MTTAYSEPSDLVIAAPGVYAPQEDSRFLVDVMDQYRPPMALRVADLCTGSGFVAVAAAIRGAATVTAFDICPRAVRCARANVSAAGVDVDVHLGHWARAAEFGPFDLILSNPPYLPAPDGDTAVHPADAAPPVAVDAGLDGRLVLDPLCAHAPALLADGGALLIVQSEFAGVGQTVSALLASGMRVDCITYQRIPFGPVMMSRAAWLESTGKLEPGRRTERLAVIAAVKP from the coding sequence GTGACCACTGCATACTCCGAACCGAGTGACCTCGTCATCGCTGCTCCGGGCGTGTACGCGCCGCAGGAGGACTCTCGGTTCCTCGTCGACGTCATGGACCAGTACCGGCCACCGATGGCACTCAGGGTCGCTGACCTGTGCACTGGCAGCGGTTTTGTGGCCGTGGCGGCTGCGATTCGGGGCGCCGCGACTGTGACCGCGTTCGACATCTGTCCTCGCGCAGTCCGGTGCGCCCGAGCCAATGTGTCGGCTGCTGGCGTGGACGTCGACGTACATCTCGGCCACTGGGCCCGGGCCGCCGAGTTCGGGCCGTTCGACCTGATCTTGAGCAATCCGCCTTATCTGCCCGCGCCCGACGGGGACACCGCGGTACATCCCGCCGACGCGGCCCCACCGGTGGCCGTCGATGCCGGTCTCGATGGCCGGCTCGTTCTCGACCCGCTGTGTGCCCACGCTCCTGCGCTGCTGGCCGACGGCGGCGCGCTGCTGATTGTGCAGTCCGAGTTCGCGGGAGTCGGTCAGACGGTCTCCGCATTGCTGGCGTCCGGGATGCGCGTGGACTGCATTACCTACCAACGTATTCCGTTTGGTCCGGTGATGATGAGCCGGGCGGCGTGGTTGGAGTCGACGGGCAAGCTGGAACCGGGGCGGCGGACCGAGAGGCTGGCGGTTATCGCGGCGGTGAAACCGTGA
- a CDS encoding iron-containing redox enzyme family protein, whose protein sequence is MTVLDLLTERVPVGHLNRITSSLSDVDPYGLDLHLALSVCYELHYRGFSGVDPEWEWNAGLLHLRGRLEQVFLTALRQDVVVGADETAEAEMARLSIEPTTGTGPTHHLRTNGTWEQLQEYFVHRSLYHLKEGDPHAWAIPRLTGQAKASFVAVEFDEFGGGRAAQLHQQLFTDLLAAMDLDFGYLGYLNHAVAESLIPVNLMSMFGLHRALRGATIGHFAATEITSSPGSRRMAQALQRLDAPDAAVRFYLEHVEADAVHEQVVRTDVVGDLVRREPSLETDVVFGMRAFEFVEDRLADHLMDCWSAGRTSLRRPLS, encoded by the coding sequence ATGACGGTCCTCGACCTCCTGACCGAGCGGGTTCCCGTGGGCCACCTGAACCGGATCACGTCGTCACTGAGCGACGTCGACCCCTACGGGCTGGATCTACACCTGGCCCTGTCGGTTTGCTACGAACTTCACTACCGCGGCTTCTCGGGTGTGGACCCAGAATGGGAGTGGAACGCCGGACTGCTGCACCTGCGCGGTCGCCTGGAGCAAGTGTTCCTGACCGCATTGCGTCAGGACGTCGTCGTCGGCGCCGATGAGACCGCAGAGGCCGAGATGGCACGCCTGTCGATCGAACCCACCACCGGGACGGGACCGACCCACCATCTGCGCACCAACGGCACGTGGGAACAGTTGCAGGAGTATTTCGTTCACAGGTCGCTGTACCACCTCAAGGAGGGCGATCCGCACGCCTGGGCGATTCCGCGGCTGACCGGCCAGGCCAAGGCCTCATTCGTCGCAGTGGAGTTCGACGAGTTCGGAGGTGGTCGTGCGGCGCAACTGCACCAGCAGCTGTTCACCGATCTTCTCGCCGCCATGGACCTGGACTTCGGCTACCTCGGCTACCTGAATCATGCGGTCGCGGAGTCGTTGATCCCGGTGAACCTGATGTCGATGTTCGGGTTGCACCGGGCATTGCGCGGCGCCACGATCGGCCACTTTGCCGCGACGGAGATCACGTCGTCGCCCGGATCACGGCGGATGGCGCAGGCGCTGCAGCGGCTGGATGCACCAGATGCGGCCGTCAGGTTCTATCTCGAGCACGTGGAGGCCGATGCCGTGCACGAACAGGTGGTGCGCACCGACGTCGTCGGCGATCTGGTGCGACGCGAGCCGTCACTCGAGACCGACGTGGTGTTCGGCATGAGGGCATTCGAGTTCGTGGAGGACCGCCTGGCCGACCACCTGATGGACTGCTGGTCGGCGGGGCGGACATCGCTACGTCGACCCCTGTCCTGA